The sequence CTCAAAAAAGATTGACTTTTGGATAAAATCCCTTTTTAAGCAAAATCATTTAGGAGTCTCTCTTTTGAGTATGAGTAGATTTTCAAGAATCGGGTTTATTCTCGCAGCGGCGGGGAGCGCTATCGGACTAGGAAATGTCTGGAAGTTTCCCTATATGACGGGGCAAAATGGGGGCGGAGCTTTTGTGGCGATCTTTTTGCTTTCGGTGGTTTTTATCGGATTGACCGTCTTTTTGGCAGAGATGATTCTAGGGAGAACAAGTGAGAAGAATCCTGTCTCCACCTACGAATCGCTCGCACCCCACGGGGGGAGATATTGGAAATACGCGGGCTTTATGATTTTAAGCGGCGTGCTCATTCTCTCTTTTTACTCCGTGGTGGTTGGATGGCTCATCCACTATATTTTTGTCTCTCTTAGCGGACTGCCCTCAAGCGTGAGCGAAGCACAAGGGGTTTTTGGCGAGCTGGTCTCTGAGTCGATTTTCACGCAGGTTTTTTTCCATTTCTTGGTCATTGGCTATTGTGGTTACATTCTCACTCAAGGGGTGAAACAGGGAATTGAGAAGATTAATATGATTCTTATGCCGCTTCTCTTTTTGATCTTTATTGCTCTCCTTTTTTATGCGCTTAGCATGGATAGTTTTGGAAAATCTTTGGCTTTTATGTTCACGCCCCACTGGGAGAAGATCAACGCCAATGTGGTGCTCATGTCCGTAGGACAGGCCTTTTTCACGCTCTCTTTAGGCGTAGGAACGATCATGACCTACTCGGCTTCACTTCCGAAAAAAGGAAATTTTGTCTCCTCTGCTCTCTATGTCGCTTTTCTTGATACGCTTTTGGCGGTGGTGGCGGGCTTGGTGATCTTCACCTTTCTTTTTGAGTTTGGAAGCGACCCTAGCGGGGGACCAGGGCTAGTCTTTATCTCTCTGCCCGTGATTTTTGCGCAGATGGGGCTTGTGGGACAGCTCATCTCACTCCTCTTTTTTATTGCCCTCCTTTTTGCGGGAATCACCTCGGCGATCTCTTTGGCTGAGCCTCTGCTTGGCTATCTTATTGAGAGACGCTCTTGGAAGCGCTCTAAAGCGGTCTGGGCAGTGATGGGTGTGAGTTATGCGCTAGGAGTTTTGGCGATCCTTGGAGGCTCTAAGGCGTATGGCGAGAGTCTGAAATGGGGCGGAAAGAGCATCTTTGATTGGCTTGACTTTGGCAGTTCAGCCTTGCTCATGCCTTTGGCTGGAGTGGCGCTTTGTATTTTTGTGGGGTTTGTGTTGGATAAGAATCGAGTCTATGGGATGTTTGGCGGATATATGCCACCCTTTTTCTTCAAAATCTGGCTTTTTTGTGTGCGTTTTGTCGCGCCTGTGGCTATTTTTATTATCCTCATTCAAGGTCTTAGGGGCTAAACCCCTGCGACCTGATGTTTAAGTTTGTATTTTTGGGAGAGATAGACCCCAAAATAGAAAATCGTTCCTAAAGCGAAAGAGCCTCCCTCTCCAAAAGGCAGAGTCAAAAATTCCCCCATCTGTTCGGGCAAAAGAGTCAAAGGAATCACGGGCAATAAAAGCGCGCGCTCCAAAAGATTGAGGCGTGTGAGGAAATAGCCCTGCACCACTGAGGCAAAGGCAAAAAGACCCGCACACGCCATCGTAAAGATGAGTCCAATCTCAAAAGGATTGGTGATCCAGACCCAGCCATTAGGGTCGCTTGGGTTGGCGGGATTGACCGATTCGATGAGGAGCAGATCGGTGTTGAAAAAGAAGATAAAGGGCAAAATCGCCACCCTCATGTCATACAAGAATCCTTGCACGCCTGTTCTTACAGGGTCTGATTTGGCAATGCCTGCCGCAGCATAGGCGGCGATTCCCACGGGAGGCGTGTCATCGGCAAGGATTCCGAAGTAAAAGACAAAGAGGTGAGCCGCAATCGCTGGGATCAAAAATCCATTATCATGCGCTAGCATCAAAATCACGGGTGCGGTGAGCGAGGCGACGACGATGTAGTTGGCCGTCGTAGGGAGACCCATGCCAAGGATGAGCGACATAAGCGCGGTGAGGGCTAGGACGATGAAGATATTTCCGCCTGAGAGCGTCTCCACAATCTCAGCCAAAACCTGCCCGATTCCCGTGAGCGTCACCGAACCGACAATGATTCCTGCGGTGGCGGTGGCGAGGGCGATGGGAATCATGTTTTTCGCTCCTGTGACCATCCCCCAGAAAATCTCTTCAAATCCGATCAAAAAATCCCGTCTCTCTAAGGGTTCTTGGCGCATGAGCTTCTGGATAGGGCGTTGGGTCGCCATGATGAGCAAAAGCAGCATGATGGCGTTAAACGCAGCGGACATCACCGATTCGTTAAGCACAAGAAGCGTGTAGAGCAAAAAGAAGATGGGAACAAGATAGTGGACCCCAGAGAGAAAGGTTGCAAGCTTAGGGGGGAGCTCCTCTTTAGAGAGCCCTTTGAGCCCAAGTTTGCACGATTCTAAGTGAATGATATAAAAGAGCCCAAAATAGGTCGCAAAGGCAGGAATGGCTGCGGCAAACATGATGTGCGTGTAGTTCATCCCCAAAAACTCGGCGATGATAAAAGCAGCGGCTCCCATGATAGGAGGCATGAGCTGGCCATTCACGCTGGCAGCCACCTCGATAGCAGCGGCCTTTTCGCCTGTCATTCCACTATTTTTCATAAGAGGAATAGTGAAAGTCCCTGTGGTTACAACATTGGCAACGGAAGAGCCTGAAACAACCCCTGTTAGGCCGCTAGCCACGACTGAAGCCTTGGCAGGCCCTCCGCGATATCGACCAAGGAGTGCGTAGGAGAGGTTGATAAAATACTCGCCTGCGCCCGCCTTCTCTAGTAGTGAGCCAAAGAGCACAAAGAGGTAGATAAAGCTAGCGCTCACGCCTAGGGGGACGCCAAAGATTCCCTCAGTAGTGAGAAACATATGACCAGCAAGCTTCTCGATGCTCGCCCCTTTGTGGGCAATGAGGTCGGGCATATAAGGACCAAAGAAGTCATAGATCAAAAAGCAGGAGGCGACGATTCCTAAAGCCAATCCAAGGACGCGGCGACTCGCTTCAAGCAGAATCACCATTGTCAAAAGGGCGATGATGATATCGCGCTCCAAATAGGCTCCAGGGCGCTGGGAGAGCCCATAGAAATCAAGGAAGATATAGAGTGCACCCAAGGAGCCAGCCACCGCCAAGATCACGTCATAGAAGGGGATTTTGCTCTTGTGGGAATCGTGAAAGTGGATAGGATAGAGCAAGAAAGCGAGCATGAGCGCCAATCCTAAGTGGATGGAGCGCGTCATAGTGGAGTTGGTTGGGAAAAAGGCAACATAGAGTTGAAAGATCGACCAGCCAAGCGCCAAGAGAGCAATCCCCCAAAAGAGGAGGGGGCGCTCATGAAGGCGACGCTGGCCTTCTAGCTCTTCGATATGGTCACTAGTGACATGATAGGCTTTTTGTGAAATAAAACTCATCTAGCCAGCCCTACTTTAAAAGACCGACTTTTTTGTAATAGGCCTCAGCCGCAGGATGCAAAGGGGCGCTCAAGCCTTCAAGGAGAGACTCTTTGGTGACGGATTTGTAGGCGGGGTGAAGATTTTTGAACTCATCGAAGTTGTCCAAAATTGCTTTCACGATCGCCTCAACCATCTTGTCGCTTGCTTTAGAGCTTCCCACTAGAACGGCTTTGACTCCTAGGCTATGAACATCTCGATCCACTCCGGGGTAGCTACCTTGGGGGATGATTCCCTTGGCGTAGTAGGGGTATTTTTGGAGGATGGCGTCCACCTTCTCTCCTTTGATATCTACAATATCAACGGGGAGGGAGTTAGCCGCATCGGTGATGTTGGCTGTGGGGTGGCCGACCATATAGAAATAGCCATCAATCTTCTTATCTTTAAGCGCCATAGGGCACTCAGGAGCGGTGAGCACCCCTGCTTGGGCTAGGTCGCTCTTTTTGATTCCAAAGGCATCAAAGACGATCAAGCCAGTGGCTTCATTGCCGCTGCCGGGATTGCCCACATTGATCTTTTTGCCTTTGACATCCTCTAGCTTGGCGATTCCAGAGGCCTTGGAGACCACAAGTGCAAGGAGCTCTGGATAGATTGCCATGACGCTTCTTAGCTCTTTATTGGGTTTGCCTTCAAACTTGTCTAGACCATTATAGGCGTTGTAGACTACATCGCTTTGCACGGTTCCAAAGTCGAGCTCGCCGCTCATGATGCTGTTGACATTATAAACAGAGCCACCCGTGGATTCGACACTGCACCTTAGATTGTTGGTTTTGCGCTCTTTGTTCACCAGGCGGCAGATAGCGCCTCCTGTGGGATAATAAGTTCCCGTGACTCCCCCTGTGCCGATGGTGAAGAACTCTGCGGCTTGGAGGCTGGAGGTGACAAGGAGAGCGGACAGACCTAGAAGACTGAGAGATTTTTTCATGGAAACTCCTTTTTGGGTGATTTGAAGTGTGTTGGAAATATTGTAGCCAAAAAGTGCCTAAGAAAAGTGCTCAAAAGTTGAGCAGAAGGGGCGAAGTAAGCTTGAGCTTAGCTCGATTTAGAATGAGGATATTTTTTATCATTTAACATAAAAATAATATTCAAAATATTCATTAACGGATAAATAACATTGATGAATATAATTTCATTTGTGATAAAAAATAAACAGAGAAAGGATGGGTCATGGATATGGTTGGGCAATTCCCACTATTTTATTTTCCAGAATATGGCAGCGCCTGGATGATGGGGGTGACGGGGACGATACATATGTTAGCGTCACACACCTCCGTAGGAGCGGCGATGCTGTTCGCTTTTTTGGCGTACAAAGCATATAAAGAGGATCGAAGCGATCTCTATCCGTATATGAAAAAATATGGAATGTTTTTGTTGATTTTCTCTTATGTGATTGGCTCTATCACTGGGCCTGGAATATGGTACACCGCGACTGCTGCAAGCCCTAGGGGGATTAGCGCGCTGATTCATAACTTTGTCTGGGTTTGGGCGACAGAGTGGGTCTTTTTCGTCTATGAGGTTATCGGGGTGTTTGCATTGGTCTATTTCATGGACAAGATCGATCGCAAAACCCACCTCAAACTCACCTTCTCTTTCGCGATTGCTTCGGTGGGCACGCTAGCGCTCATCATCGGAATCATTAGCTTCATGATGTGGCCTGGAACGGAGGCGTTTTATGCGACAGGAAGCGCGAGTGACGCCTTTTTTGGGGTGAATACCTTCCCTCATATGTTCTTAAGAATCGGCTTTATGATCATGATGTCAGGGGTGATTGGGATGCTCATCTCTAGCGCGATGAAAAGGGAGAATCCTGAGCTCTCAGACGAACTCACCAAAACCATGGGCTATGTGAGCATGATAGGCGGTTTTGTCACGCTATTTTTCTTTATGTGGTATATGGGAACGCTCCCTGAAAATGCCTACGCGGTCTTTGCTTTCCAAAAAGATCAAATCATTCTCAATCGCCTCTACCTCACTGCGCTCTTTTCGCTCTACTTTATTTTGGCGATTCTGAAACCTCGATTCATCTCTGTACCTCTGGCGAGTGCGATGATTTTCGTGATTCTCATCGGGGGGCTTTGGCAAGGAGAAAAGTTGCGAGAGAGCATGAGAAAGCCCTATGTAGCAGGGCAATATATCTATTCCAATCAGCTCATTAGCCGTGATGTGGAGGGCAAGGGAATCAAGAATGAATTGCCTCTTATCGCCGAAAAAGGGCTCCTTGTGGCGACTCCATGGATTCCTGAACACCTAAAAAATCTCACAGAGGGCAATCAGCTCGAAGCGGGTGAGCTTTTGGTGAAAATGTCTTGCTCTCACTGCCACTCACTGGAAAAAACAGGGGTTTATCGACCTCTTCAAGCCAGACTCCAAGGAATGCCTAAAGAGGGAATCAAGGCGATTATTGATTCGATAGGAGAGGGTGCCTTCTTGTATATGCCAAAGTTGGCGTTACCTGAAGATGAAAAAGAGGCGATGGCCGCGTGGCTAGCCGCACAAAACTACTAAGGAGAAGATATGGACGCATCTGTTTTGCTGGCTCTAAGAGACCCTGCGGGAGTCCCTTTTTATCCTGTGGTGTTTCAGGCTCTCTATATTTTGACGTGGGCGCTGCACATCGCCTTTGTTCTGCTTGCTTTGGGAAGTTTGGCGCTTTCACTCTATGGCTCAACACGGCAAAAAGGCGATGAGAATTGGAGAATTTTGACGCCCCATCTCATCCAAACGGGTAAAATCAGTGTTTCGATTCTGATTGTTTTGGGGGTTGCTCCGCTGCTTTTCACGCAGGTGATCTATGATCCTAACTGGTATGTCGCCAACACGCTATCAGGAATGTGGGTCTTCACCTTTGTCTATGCACTCGTGGTGGGATACTCGGTCTATTATTGGTACAGTTACGCCAACAAAGCCCAAAAAGGTGGCGGGACTCTTATTGGGGCAGCTTCTTTCTTGATTCTTGTTTTTTGTGGGATTTTGATGCACAACTTCGCACTCACTTCGATCATGCCCCAGGATTGGATGAGTATGTATGCGCCTAATGGCAAAGTCGATACAAGTGGTTGGGTGTTCAATATGGATGTGATTCGACTCGCTTTCATGGTGAGTCTAGCGCTGCCTGTGATCGGAATCTTTTTACAAAACTACGCCCAATTTGTGAGCACAAGGAGTGACTTCTCTAAAGCCTATGTAGAATTCACCCAAACTCTTGGCACGAGATTGGCAGTAGCGGGTCTTTTGCTTAGTGCGGTGCTCTTTTTGCTCTGGATGTGGAGCGTGGATTATCTTTTCAGCCCCCTTTCTATTGCTATTGTGGTGGGCGTTTTGGGGCTTTTGGCTTTGAGCGCCAAAAATAGCAACAGCTACCTTACGACAGGCGTGCTGGTGGTGGTCGCTCTTTTGATTTCAGGAATGCGAGAGCTGATTCGCTTTGATCTTATGGTGGGGCTTGGCTATAACATCTATGACTATCCCGTGAATCTAGAGATTCCTTCCATCGTGATGTTCTTGCTCACTTTCTTGATCATGGGCGGAGTCGGAGTGGCTTTCTTGCTCACGATGGCGTGGAAAGTAGGAAAGAATCAGGGCGTGTTTGACGCCAGCCAAGATGTCGTGGTGAGCAAGCTCGCCAACTACACCTTGGGAATCATGACCGCGTGGATGGTGATCTATTTTGCGTGGGGCATGGGAGTGCTGTTTAAAAACGTGCTTTAATCAAATGCTGCAGAGGACTCCTTTGGAGCTCCTCTCCCTCTTTTCTTAAGCTTTTCCGCAGTTATTCATATATAAAATTTCGTATATGTTTATATGAGAAAAGAGCGGGAGGGTTTTGGAATGGATGAGCTGCTCAAGATCGGCTTTGCCACAAGCGATGAGACGCGTCTTAGGATTTTAGCCTTTTTGGTGCGAGAGGGAGAGTGTTGTGTCTGTGAGCTAGAGGCCTCCTTGGGGATTTTTCAATCAAGAATCTCAAGGCATCTCAAGATTCTTAAAGAGGCGGGATTTTTAGAGGTGAAACGCGAGGGGAAGTGGGCCTATTACGCCCTCGCTTCTCAAGCTCCCTTACAAGCGCTTTTCATCGAGCAGATATCCAAGCTCTCCCTTCCTCTTCCCCCTAAGATCTCTGCGTGTGAGATCAAAGGAGAAGAATCGTGAGTCTAGCTTTAGCGATTTTTATTTTGACCATTGTGCTTGTTATCTGGCAGCCTAGGGGTATTGGCTTTGGCACCGTGGCGGTGATGGGAGCGATCGTGTCGCTTTTGCTTGGGACGGTGAGCCTAGGGGATGCGCTTGAGGTGACGGGAATTGTTTGGGATGCAACCTTGGCCTTTATTGGAATCATTATCCTCTCTTTGGTGCTTGATCAGATTGGATTCTTTGAGTGGAGCGCGCTCCATATGGCTCGACTCTCCAGAGGTAATGGGAATTTGATGTTTGTCTATATGCTGGTTTTAGGAGCCCTAGTCTCGGCTTTTTTTGCCAATGATGGTGCCGCGCTCATCCTCACCCCGATTCTTCTAGCGCAGATGCACTATCTCCGTGCCTCTTCCAAGGCCACTCTCGCCTTTTTGCTGGCGGGGGGCTTTATCGCTGATAGTGCGAGCAACCCTTTGGTGATCTCTAATCTCACTAATATTGTCACAGCGGGCTATTTTGGGATTGGATTTTTAGAGTATGCTAGGGTGATGTTTTTCCCCAATCTTCTCTCCATCCTCGCTTCTATTGCGGTGCTTTGGCTCTTTTTTAGGCGAGCGATTCCTGCTTATGTGGAGATAGAATCGCTTCCCAAACCAAGCAGTGCCATCAAGAGCCCTGTGATGTTTAAGCTTAGCTGGTATTTTCTCGCGCTTCTTTTGGTGGGCTATTTTATCGGGGATATCTATCATCTTCCCGTCTCGCTTTTTGCCCTAGGCGGAGCACTCCTCTTTTTGCTTTTGGCGACTCTCTATAGGGCGACTGATCCCCTCTTGGTTTTAAAGAGCGCCCCCTGGCAGGTGGTCTGGTTTAGTATCGGGCTTTATATTGTGGTCTTTGGGCTTAAAAATGCGGGACTCACCGATGAGATTGGCAAGATTTTGTCATGGCTTCACACCCAGGGAGAGGCTGCATCTATTGTGGGAACGGGCTTTTTGGCGGCCTTTTTGAGTAGTGTGATGAACAATATGCCCACCATCATGGTGATGGATATCGCCATTGATCATATGGGCGAGAGTTCGTTGGCCTATGCGAATATTCTAGGCTGCAACTTGGGGCCCAAAATGACTCCTATTGGCTCTTTGGCGACTCTTCTTTGGCTCCATGTGTTGGCGCAAAAAGGGGTCAGGGTGACTTGGGGGGCTTATATGAAGGTGGGGCTAATCATCACGCCTCCCGTGCTTTTTGTGGCGCTTTTGGGGCTACTGTAGAGTTGAATTGAAAAAAGGAATGAGGGATGAAAAAAGTATTGATTCTATGCACGGGCAACTCTTGCCGAAGCATTCTCGCTGAAGCGCTCATTAACGCTCGCTATGAGGGGAAGATCAAAGCCTATAGCGCGGGAGTGCGCGCCAATGGCAAGGTCAATCCAAACGCCAAGCAGCTTCTTTGCCAGAGGGGAATCTGGAGGGAGGAGTATCACAGCAAGACGCTAGAGAGCGTGATGGGGGAGGAGTTTGATTTGGTGGTGAGCGTGTGCGATCACGCCAAAGAGAGCTGCCCTCTCTTTCCTGTGCCCATAGAGAGGCTCCATCAAAGCTTCCCTGATCCTGATGGAAGGCCAATGGAGGTGTTTGAGAGAGTCTATGAATCGATAGAGCGGGAGCTGTTGCCCAAAATCGCCGCAAAGTTGGGGGTCTAGCGTGTGGTTAGAGCTAGTGGATGGATGGTTTGAAGGGCTGGATCGAAGCAATCCTCTCATTGAGGCGGCGCATTTTTTTATCTATGACACAGGCAAAATTTTTGCCCTGCTCTTGGGGGTGGTCTTTTTGGTTTCACTCCTTAGGAGCTACTTTCCTATAGAGAGGGTGCGAGACTATTTGGCGAATAAAAGTCCGCTATTAGGGCATATCATGGCGGCAATTTTTGGCTTTGTGACCCCTTTTTGCAGTTGTAGTGCCATTCCCCTTTTTATTGGATTCTTGCAGGCGCGTATTCCCTTGGGCGTGGTCTTTAGTTATCTCATCTCGGCACCCATGAACAATGAGATCGCTTTTGTGTTGA comes from Wolinella succinogenes DSM 1740 and encodes:
- a CDS encoding sodium-dependent transporter, translated to MSRFSRIGFILAAAGSAIGLGNVWKFPYMTGQNGGGAFVAIFLLSVVFIGLTVFLAEMILGRTSEKNPVSTYESLAPHGGRYWKYAGFMILSGVLILSFYSVVVGWLIHYIFVSLSGLPSSVSEAQGVFGELVSESIFTQVFFHFLVIGYCGYILTQGVKQGIEKINMILMPLLFLIFIALLFYALSMDSFGKSLAFMFTPHWEKINANVVLMSVGQAFFTLSLGVGTIMTYSASLPKKGNFVSSALYVAFLDTLLAVVAGLVIFTFLFEFGSDPSGGPGLVFISLPVIFAQMGLVGQLISLLFFIALLFAGITSAISLAEPLLGYLIERRSWKRSKAVWAVMGVSYALGVLAILGGSKAYGESLKWGGKSIFDWLDFGSSALLMPLAGVALCIFVGFVLDKNRVYGMFGGYMPPFFFKIWLFCVRFVAPVAIFIILIQGLRG
- a CDS encoding TRAP transporter permease, whose product is MSFISQKAYHVTSDHIEELEGQRRLHERPLLFWGIALLALGWSIFQLYVAFFPTNSTMTRSIHLGLALMLAFLLYPIHFHDSHKSKIPFYDVILAVAGSLGALYIFLDFYGLSQRPGAYLERDIIIALLTMVILLEASRRVLGLALGIVASCFLIYDFFGPYMPDLIAHKGASIEKLAGHMFLTTEGIFGVPLGVSASFIYLFVLFGSLLEKAGAGEYFINLSYALLGRYRGGPAKASVVASGLTGVVSGSSVANVVTTGTFTIPLMKNSGMTGEKAAAIEVAASVNGQLMPPIMGAAAFIIAEFLGMNYTHIMFAAAIPAFATYFGLFYIIHLESCKLGLKGLSKEELPPKLATFLSGVHYLVPIFFLLYTLLVLNESVMSAAFNAIMLLLLIMATQRPIQKLMRQEPLERRDFLIGFEEIFWGMVTGAKNMIPIALATATAGIIVGSVTLTGIGQVLAEIVETLSGGNIFIVLALTALMSLILGMGLPTTANYIVVASLTAPVILMLAHDNGFLIPAIAAHLFVFYFGILADDTPPVGIAAYAAAGIAKSDPVRTGVQGFLYDMRVAILPFIFFFNTDLLLIESVNPANPSDPNGWVWITNPFEIGLIFTMACAGLFAFASVVQGYFLTRLNLLERALLLPVIPLTLLPEQMGEFLTLPFGEGGSFALGTIFYFGVYLSQKYKLKHQVAGV
- a CDS encoding TAXI family TRAP transporter solute-binding subunit, whose translation is MKKSLSLLGLSALLVTSSLQAAEFFTIGTGGVTGTYYPTGGAICRLVNKERKTNNLRCSVESTGGSVYNVNSIMSGELDFGTVQSDVVYNAYNGLDKFEGKPNKELRSVMAIYPELLALVVSKASGIAKLEDVKGKKINVGNPGSGNEATGLIVFDAFGIKKSDLAQAGVLTAPECPMALKDKKIDGYFYMVGHPTANITDAANSLPVDIVDIKGEKVDAILQKYPYYAKGIIPQGSYPGVDRDVHSLGVKAVLVGSSKASDKMVEAIVKAILDNFDEFKNLHPAYKSVTKESLLEGLSAPLHPAAEAYYKKVGLLK
- a CDS encoding c-type cytochrome, with amino-acid sequence MLFAFLAYKAYKEDRSDLYPYMKKYGMFLLIFSYVIGSITGPGIWYTATAASPRGISALIHNFVWVWATEWVFFVYEVIGVFALVYFMDKIDRKTHLKLTFSFAIASVGTLALIIGIISFMMWPGTEAFYATGSASDAFFGVNTFPHMFLRIGFMIMMSGVIGMLISSAMKRENPELSDELTKTMGYVSMIGGFVTLFFFMWYMGTLPENAYAVFAFQKDQIILNRLYLTALFSLYFILAILKPRFISVPLASAMIFVILIGGLWQGEKLRESMRKPYVAGQYIYSNQLISRDVEGKGIKNELPLIAEKGLLVATPWIPEHLKNLTEGNQLEAGELLVKMSCSHCHSLEKTGVYRPLQARLQGMPKEGIKAIIDSIGEGAFLYMPKLALPEDEKEAMAAWLAAQNY
- a CDS encoding ArsR/SmtB family transcription factor, which produces MDELLKIGFATSDETRLRILAFLVREGECCVCELEASLGIFQSRISRHLKILKEAGFLEVKREGKWAYYALASQAPLQALFIEQISKLSLPLPPKISACEIKGEES
- a CDS encoding arsenic transporter, with protein sequence MSLALAIFILTIVLVIWQPRGIGFGTVAVMGAIVSLLLGTVSLGDALEVTGIVWDATLAFIGIIILSLVLDQIGFFEWSALHMARLSRGNGNLMFVYMLVLGALVSAFFANDGAALILTPILLAQMHYLRASSKATLAFLLAGGFIADSASNPLVISNLTNIVTAGYFGIGFLEYARVMFFPNLLSILASIAVLWLFFRRAIPAYVEIESLPKPSSAIKSPVMFKLSWYFLALLLVGYFIGDIYHLPVSLFALGGALLFLLLATLYRATDPLLVLKSAPWQVVWFSIGLYIVVFGLKNAGLTDEIGKILSWLHTQGEAASIVGTGFLAAFLSSVMNNMPTIMVMDIAIDHMGESSLAYANILGCNLGPKMTPIGSLATLLWLHVLAQKGVRVTWGAYMKVGLIITPPVLFVALLGLL
- a CDS encoding arsenate reductase ArsC, whose protein sequence is MKKVLILCTGNSCRSILAEALINARYEGKIKAYSAGVRANGKVNPNAKQLLCQRGIWREEYHSKTLESVMGEEFDLVVSVCDHAKESCPLFPVPIERLHQSFPDPDGRPMEVFERVYESIERELLPKIAAKLGV